The following nucleotide sequence is from Mycobacterium sp. Z3061.
CGATGTCATGGCCGAGACACTCAACCGTTCGAACCTGGGTGAGCTCCGGCCGGGGAGCCGGGTGAACCTGGAGCGCGCCGCCGCCATCAACAGCCGGTTGGGTGGGCACATCGTGCAGGGCCATGTGGACGGCACCGGGGAGATCGTCGCCCGCACCCCCTCCGAGCACTGGGAGGTGGTGCGTGTTGAGATGCCCGCCTCGGTGGCGCGTTACGTCGTGGAGAAGGGTTCGATCACCGTTGACGGGATTTCGCTGACCGTCTCCGGTCTGGGCGCCGAGCCCCGGGACTGGTTCGAGGTCTCGCTGATTCCGACCACCCGCGAGCTGACCACGCTGGGTTCCGCCCCGGTGGGCACCCAGGTGAATCTCGAGGTGGATGTGATCGCGAAGTACGTGGAACGGCTTCTGCATACCGGAAGCTGACGGTGCGGGTCCCGCTCAACGAGCACGGGCAATAACTGGCGGGCTGCGGTGGTTCATACTTGAGAGCAACAGCAGCCAGGTGAGGAATCGAAGATGACGAGGTTGGACTCCGTCGAACGGGCGGTTGCCGACATTGCGGCGGGCAAGGCCGTCGTCGTCATCGATGACGAGGAACGCGAGAACGAAGGCGATCTGATCTTCGCGGCCGAGAAGGCCACCCCCGAACTGGTCGCCTTCATGGTCCGCTACACGTCGGGCTATCTGTGCGTCCCACTTGATGGTGAGATCTGTGACCGGCTGGGCCTGCTGCCGATGTACGCGGTGAACCAGGACAAGCACGGCACGGCATATACGGTCACCGTCGACGCCAGGATCGGTGTGGGCACCGGGATTTCGGCATCGGACCGGGCCACCACGATGCGGTTGCTGGCCGACCCGGCCAGCATCGCCGCGGATTTCACCCGGCCCGGACACGTCGTTCCGCTGCGCGCCAAGGACGGCGGGGTGTTGCGCCGGCCCGGGCACACCGAGGCCGCGGTCGACCTGGCCCGGATGGCGGGATTGCAACCGGCGGGCGCGATCTGCGAGATCGTCAGCCAAAAAGACGAGGGCGCGATGGCCCAGACCGATGAGTTGCGGGTGTTCGCCGACGAACACGGGCTCGCGATGATCACCATCGCGGACCTGATCGAGTGGCGCCGCAAGCACGAGAAGCACATCGAGCGCATTGCCGAGGCCCGGATCCCGACCCGGCACGGAGAGTTCCGCGCGATCGGATACTCCAGCATCTATGAGGACGTCGAACACGTCGCGCTGGTCCGCGGCGACATCGTCGGGCCCATGGGCGAGGGCGATGACGTGCTGGTGCGCGTGCACTCGGAATGCCTCACCGGCGACGTTTTCGGGTCGCGTCGCTGCGACTGCGGGCCGCAGCTGGACGCCGCGATGGCCATGGTGGCCCGCGAGGGACGCGGTGTGGTGCTCTACATGCGCGGACACGAGGGCCGCGGGATCGGGCTCATGCACAAGCTTCAGGCCTATCAGTTGCAGGACGCCGGCGAAGACACCGTGGACGCCAACCTCAAGCTCGGATTGCCAGCTGACGCAAGGGATTACGGCATCGGCGCCCAGATACTCGTGGATCTCGGCGTCCGCTCGATGCGGTTGCTGACCAACAACCCGGCCAAGCGGGTCGGCTTGGACGGCTATGGCTTGCACATCATCGAGAGGGTGCCGTTGCCGGTGCGCGCCAACGCGGAGAACATCCGCTACTTGATGACCAAGCGTGACAAGATGGGCCACGACCTGGCCGGGCTGGATGATTTCCACGAATCAGTCCATCTGCCAGGTGAATTCGGTGGGGCGCTATGAGCGGAGGCGCCGGCGTGCCGGAGATGCCGGTACTCGACGCGTCGGGTCTCAGGCTGGCGATCGTCGCCAGTACCTGGCACGACAAGATCTGTGACGCCCTGCTGGCGGGTGCCCGCAAGGTGGCGACCGACTCCGGAATCGACACTCCGACGGTGGTCCGGGTACTCGGCGCGATCGAGATCCCGGTCGTCGCCCAGGAATTGGCCCGCAACCACGACGCCGTCGTTGCGCTCGGCGTGGTGATCCGCGGCGAGACACCGCACTTCGACTACGTGTGCGACGCGGTGACCCAGGGCCTGACCCGAGTTTCGCTGGACGCGTCGACCCCGGTCGCCAACGGGGTGCTGACCACCAATACCGAGGCGCAGGCGCTGGATCGCGCCGGCCTGCCGTCGTCCGCCGAAGACAAGGGCGCGCAGGCGGCCGCGGCGGCCCTGACTACCGCGTTGACCTTGCGCGACCTGCGCGCTCAATCGTGACGAAATCAGAATCCGGTGAGTGGGACCTGGTTTGCCGTGCCCACCTGACCCCGAAGTTCGCCTATGCCGCGGCGGTGGTGCTCGTGGTGGCTCACATCGCGATCGGCCTGGTGCTCAAGATCGGCTCCAGCGGCGTCGTCTTCCAGACGGCCGACCAGGTGGCGATGGGCGTGCTGGGGGTGGTTTTGGCCGGCCTGGCGCTGCTGTTCGCGAGGCCCCGGTTACGCGTCGGCGCGTCCGGGCTGTCGGTACGTAATGTGTTCAGCGACAAGCTCATTCCGTGGGCCG
It contains:
- a CDS encoding bifunctional 3,4-dihydroxy-2-butanone-4-phosphate synthase/GTP cyclohydrolase II; its protein translation is MTRLDSVERAVADIAAGKAVVVIDDEERENEGDLIFAAEKATPELVAFMVRYTSGYLCVPLDGEICDRLGLLPMYAVNQDKHGTAYTVTVDARIGVGTGISASDRATTMRLLADPASIAADFTRPGHVVPLRAKDGGVLRRPGHTEAAVDLARMAGLQPAGAICEIVSQKDEGAMAQTDELRVFADEHGLAMITIADLIEWRRKHEKHIERIAEARIPTRHGEFRAIGYSSIYEDVEHVALVRGDIVGPMGEGDDVLVRVHSECLTGDVFGSRRCDCGPQLDAAMAMVAREGRGVVLYMRGHEGRGIGLMHKLQAYQLQDAGEDTVDANLKLGLPADARDYGIGAQILVDLGVRSMRLLTNNPAKRVGLDGYGLHIIERVPLPVRANAENIRYLMTKRDKMGHDLAGLDDFHESVHLPGEFGGAL
- the ribH gene encoding 6,7-dimethyl-8-ribityllumazine synthase, producing the protein MSGGAGVPEMPVLDASGLRLAIVASTWHDKICDALLAGARKVATDSGIDTPTVVRVLGAIEIPVVAQELARNHDAVVALGVVIRGETPHFDYVCDAVTQGLTRVSLDASTPVANGVLTTNTEAQALDRAGLPSSAEDKGAQAAAAALTTALTLRDLRAQS
- a CDS encoding riboflavin synthase, giving the protein MFTGIVEELGEVTGRDALVDASRLIIRGPTVTSDAGHGDSIAVNGVCLTVVDVLPDGQFSADVMAETLNRSNLGELRPGSRVNLERAAAINSRLGGHIVQGHVDGTGEIVARTPSEHWEVVRVEMPASVARYVVEKGSITVDGISLTVSGLGAEPRDWFEVSLIPTTRELTTLGSAPVGTQVNLEVDVIAKYVERLLHTGS
- a CDS encoding PH domain-containing protein; translated protein: MVTKSESGEWDLVCRAHLTPKFAYAAAVVLVVAHIAIGLVLKIGSSGVVFQTADQVAMGVLGVVLAGLALLFARPRLRVGASGLSVRNVFSDKLIPWADVVGVSFPVGSRWARVDLPDDEYIPIMAIQAVDKERAVRAMDAVREQLARYRPDLHAR